From the genome of Vicia villosa cultivar HV-30 ecotype Madison, WI linkage group LG2, Vvil1.0, whole genome shotgun sequence, one region includes:
- the LOC131648503 gene encoding uncharacterized protein LOC131648503: MRNVAQILYTRTEISRAKEACSFKWHPEEPSPVPSSNEVQLEPHSSYKVFKKGTYLETDPGKRSQILEYHPNDQDEVRRAYLVNGPCKIKLTEYKSTNIGGRERSFQYSWHEEYDWLEYSVEKDVVFCLPCYVCYNGTSNSAFVVTGFKGWNLKHKLDKHVGEKPNSHHKKCVKACEDLMKKKQSIEFSYAKYSSKEEVDYLVRLKASLEAVKYLVRGGLAFRAHNEGENSIYKGHFLEFVEALGRNSEKIAAAITSGGGNCKMTSPIIQKELANACAVETIKKIVGEIGDGFFCVLVDESGDCSGKEQMAVIVRFVDVRGFVVERFIGIVHVEDTSAISLKRALECLLSGFGLCISKIRGQGYDGASNMRGQFGGLKTLIQKQNPQAYYVHCFAHQLQLALVSMARKHEDVDWFFCEVSRIVTFLRSSNKRQALLRNKQVAHFANLIEKELVETGTGLNQELSIARAGDTRWGSHFRTLNRLVDLFTPIIEVFEDLKSDSHCKGEPKSLLLVMQTFSFVFMLHLMVEILSLTNNLSQSLQKGDQDIVHAMELVQICKKKLQVVASCGNVEIDVPDMESRYVKDKKSKRLAPFVTNFHYFKNDCFLHVIDVVLKELNDRFTPENIELINCVACLSPCYSFESFNVKSLVRLARLYPNDFDDLTDKELSSELETYIESVKMDDHFSNLTGISELCRTLVRTKKHKTFRFVYTLVKLALSLPVATASVERVFSGMKYVKNELRSRMANPWLNDCLVTFVEKEVFNTIDDMDIIKRFQGMNKRRMHLRLD; this comes from the coding sequence AATGTTGCTCAAATACTTTACACCCGAACCGAGATTTCCAGAGCCAAAGAAGCTTGCTCCTTCAAATGGCATCCCGAAGAACCTTCTCCGGTCCCCTCTTCAAATGAGGTACAACTAGAACCTCATTCTTCATATAAGGTGTTTAAAAAAGGTACTTATTTGGAGACGGATCCTGGAAAAAGAAGTCAAATTCTTGAGTATCATCCAAATGATCAAGATGAGGTAAGAAGAGCTTACCTTGTGAATGGGCCATGTAAAATTAAATTAACTGAATATAAATCCACAAATATTGGGGGAAGGGAACGTTCTTTTCAATATAGTTGGCATGAAGAGTATGACTGGTTGGAATATAGTGTAGAAAAAGATGTTGTTTTTTGTTTGCCTTGTTATGTGTGTTACAATGGTACTAGTAATTCTGCATTTGTGGTGACTGGTTTTAAAGGTTGGAATCTAAAGCATAAGTTGGATAAACATGTTGGTGAGAAACCAAATAGTCatcataaaaagtgtgtgaaagcaTGTGAGGATCTTATGAAGAAAAAGCAGAGTATTGAGTTTTCGTATGCAAAATATAGCTCAAAAGAAGAAGTAGATTATCTTGTTCGTTTAAAAGCATCACTTGAGGCTGTCAAATATCTTGTTAGAGGCGGATTGGCATTTAGGGCACATAATGAGGGTGAAAATTCTATTTATAAGGGTCATTTCCTAGAATTTGTAGAAGCCTTAGGAAGAAATAGTGAGAAAATAGCTGCAGCAATAACAAGTGGTGGGGGAAATTGTAAGATGACTTCTCCTATTATTCAAAAAGAACTTGCAAATGCATGTGCGGTTGAAACTATTAAGAAGATAGTTGGAGAAATTGGAGATGGATTCTTTTGTGTTCTTGTTGATGAATCTGGTGATTGCTCTGGTAAAGAACAAATGGCCGTTATAGTGCGGTTTGTTGATGTTAGAGGGTTTGTTGTAGAAAGATTTATCGGCATTGTTCATGTTGAAGATACAAGTGCGATATCGCTTAAAAGGGCTCTTGAATGTTTGTTGTCGGGGTTTGGGTTGTGTATATCTAAAATTCGAGGTCAAGGGTATGATGGAGCAAGTAATATGCGTGGTCAATTTGGAGGTTTGAAGACTTTGATTCAAAAGCAAAATCCGCAAGCCTATTATGTTCATTGTTTTGCTCACCAACTTCAATTGGCTCTTGTTTCAATGGCGAGAAAGCATGAAGATGTTGATTGGTTTTTTTGTGAAGTGTCTCGTATTGTCACTTTCTTACGATCATCTAACAAAAGACAAGCTCTACTTCGGAATAAACAAGTTGCTCATTTTGCAAATCTAATTGAAAAAGAATTGGTGGAAACTGGTACTGGTTTAAATCAAGAGTTGTCCATTGCAAGAGCGGGTGATACACGTTGGGGATCTCACTTTCGAACTCTTAATAGGTTGGTTGATTTGTTTACTCCTATTATTGAAGTGTTCGAAGATTTGAAAAGTGATAGTCATTGTAAGGGTGAACCAAAAAGTTTGTTACTTGTTATGCAAACTTTTAGTTTTGTGTTTATGTTGCACTTAATGGTTGagattttatctttgacaaataATTTGTCACAATCATTGCAAAAGGGGGATCAAGATATTGTGCATGCCATGGAACTTGTCCAAATATGCAAGAAAAAGTTGCAAGTTGTGGCTTCTTGTGGAAATGTTGAAATTGATGTGCCTGACATGGAGTCCCGGTATGTAAAAGATAAGAAATCCAAACGACTTGCTCCTTTTGTTACAAATTTTCATTATTTCAAGAATGATTGCTTCTTACATGTTATAGATGTGGTATTGAAAGAGTTGAATGATCGGTTTACACCTGAAAATATTGAGTTGATCAATTGTGTTGCTTGCTTGAGTCCTTGTTATTCATTTGAATCATTTAATGTTAAATCACTTGTGAGATTGGCCAGATTGTACCCAAATGACTTTGATGATCTTACTGATAAGGAATTGTCTAGTGAATTGGAGACTTATATTGAGAGTGTCAAGATGGACGATCACTTTTCCAATTTGACTGGCATCTCGGAACTTTGTAGGACTCTTGTTCGAACAAAGAAGCATAAGACATTTAGGTTTGTGTACACACTTGTCAAACTAGCTTTGTCTTTACCTGTGGCCACTGCAAGTGTTGAGCGAGTATTCTCGGGGATGAAATATGTTAAGAATGAGTTGAGAAGTAGAATGGCTAATCCATGGCTAAATGATTGCTTAGTGACATTTGTGGAGAAAGAGGTGTTTAATACAATCGATGATATGGATATCATCAAACGTTTCCAaggaatgaacaagagaagaatgCATTTACGATTAGACTAG